One Paenibacillus riograndensis SBR5 DNA segment encodes these proteins:
- a CDS encoding HXXEE domain-containing protein, with amino-acid sequence MIHWLNLHIDQVSLLWLLPILFMFHDFEEILTVESWGIKYGPKVEAALPPGKWNPYRSMLRMTTRNFAADVLFVYIVVVAVTCTAVFFSFYWLYLAVLAVFLLHVFTHLGQSIILKIYTPGVVTAVLIALPYSSYAFYRLLKENTVSWVDVCWSLLLMALLAPAIVWGLVKSRQRHQQE; translated from the coding sequence GTGATCCACTGGTTGAATCTGCATATCGATCAAGTTAGCTTGTTATGGCTGCTGCCCATTTTGTTCATGTTTCATGACTTCGAAGAAATCCTTACGGTAGAGTCCTGGGGGATCAAGTATGGCCCGAAAGTGGAGGCGGCTCTTCCTCCTGGAAAGTGGAACCCATATCGTTCTATGCTGCGTATGACAACCAGAAATTTTGCGGCAGACGTGTTGTTTGTGTATATTGTGGTGGTTGCGGTCACCTGTACCGCAGTCTTTTTTTCATTTTACTGGCTATATCTGGCTGTGCTAGCCGTTTTCCTGCTGCATGTATTTACGCATTTGGGACAAAGTATAATTCTGAAAATATACACACCAGGTGTGGTTACGGCGGTGCTGATCGCACTCCCTTACTCCTCGTATGCTTTCTACCGTCTGCTAAAAGAAAATACTGTGAGCTGGGTGGATGTCTGCTGGTCTCTGCTGCTGATGGCGCTGCTGGCCCCAGCAATCGTCTGGGGGCTGGTGAAGAGCAGGCAGCGCCATCAGCAGGAATGA
- a CDS encoding ABC transporter ATP-binding protein: MERLLEVKDLAISFRTRGGEVQAIRGVSFHVNKGETLAIVGESGSGKSVTSQAVMKLVPQPMGEYKRGQILFEGQDLIGKNEKQMQKIRGKEIGMIFQDPMTSLNPMMKVGKQITEVLFKHEKISKDAAYKRGIELLNLVGIPSPERRFQQYPHEFSGGMRQRVVIAMALAANPKLLIADEPTTALDVTIQAQILDLMKDIQKKIDTAIIFITHDLGVVARMADRVAVMYAGQIVEMGTAEEIFYDPRHPYTWGLLASMPSLESKGSLLTAIPGTPPDLIKPPKGDAFALRSTYAMQIDMEKEPPMYKVSDTHMVKSWLMHPLAPAVEPPEVVKKRHRVLSNAYAEPVLVNNPSEY, from the coding sequence ATGGAGCGCCTTTTAGAGGTAAAAGATCTGGCTATATCATTCAGAACACGCGGAGGCGAGGTTCAAGCGATCCGTGGTGTAAGCTTTCATGTCAATAAAGGGGAAACACTGGCAATCGTAGGCGAATCCGGTTCCGGTAAGAGCGTAACTTCGCAGGCTGTCATGAAGCTGGTTCCCCAGCCGATGGGGGAATACAAACGCGGACAGATTCTGTTCGAAGGGCAGGATCTGATCGGTAAAAATGAGAAGCAAATGCAGAAGATCCGCGGGAAAGAGATCGGGATGATTTTCCAGGACCCGATGACCTCGCTGAATCCGATGATGAAGGTCGGCAAGCAAATTACTGAAGTGCTGTTCAAGCATGAAAAAATCTCCAAGGATGCTGCATACAAACGGGGTATTGAGCTGCTCAATCTGGTGGGTATTCCTTCACCGGAGCGGCGCTTCCAGCAGTATCCGCATGAGTTCAGCGGCGGGATGCGCCAACGTGTAGTTATCGCCATGGCGCTGGCAGCCAATCCCAAGCTGCTGATTGCCGATGAGCCGACTACGGCGCTCGACGTGACTATTCAGGCGCAAATCCTGGATTTGATGAAGGATATTCAGAAGAAAATCGACACCGCGATTATCTTCATTACCCATGACCTTGGGGTTGTGGCCCGAATGGCTGACCGTGTAGCAGTAATGTATGCCGGCCAAATTGTTGAAATGGGAACAGCTGAAGAAATTTTCTATGATCCGAGACATCCGTATACCTGGGGGTTGCTGGCTTCCATGCCGAGTCTGGAGAGCAAAGGCTCTTTGCTGACTGCTATTCCGGGAACGCCGCCGGATCTGATCAAGCCGCCGAAGGGCGATGCTTTTGCACTCCGCAGCACGTATGCAATGCAAATCGACATGGAGAAAGAGCCTCCAATGTACAAGGTGTCGGATACGCATATGGTGAAATCCTGGCTGATGCACCCGCTGGCACCTGCAGTGGAACCGCCGGAAGTGGTTAAAAAGAGACATCGCGTATTGAGCAATGCATATGCTGAGCCAGTACTGGTTAACAATCCCAGCGAGTATTAA
- a CDS encoding glycoside hydrolase family 43 protein produces MKNRTLISLVSLSLITACSSNTPEFRNVSVHDPSVIKVDEMYYVFGSHLASAKSKDLMSWTQLSSGVDDGNVLIPNVTEELSETLRWAQSDTLWAPDVIQLSDGKFYMYYDACRGDSPLSAMGIAVSDKIEGPYKDKGIILKSGMAGPGDDGEKYDSAVKPNVVDPDVFFDKDGKLWMVYGSYSGGIFILGLDPRTGFPLPDQGYGKKLLGGNHARIEGPYMLYSPETSYYYLFLSYGGLDANGGYNIRVARSRNPDGPFEDSEGKAMIDAQGTPGKLFDDPAYSPYGMKLMGSFQFMNTEDDPEASGTGYISPGHNSAYYDDKSGQYYLIFHTRFPGRGEEHEVRVHQMFMNKEGWPVVAPHRYSGEKIGKYTAKEISGGYAFINHGKDITADIAGSKPIELTADGKITGAVAGTWKLAGDHTAELTINGVVYSGVFLREWNEAAGSQVMTFTAASAEGVSLWGSQE; encoded by the coding sequence ATGAAAAACAGAACTTTGATATCATTGGTTTCGTTATCCCTGATAACTGCATGCAGCAGCAATACTCCGGAATTCCGTAATGTCTCCGTGCATGATCCGTCTGTAATCAAGGTTGATGAAATGTATTATGTTTTCGGCTCCCACCTGGCTTCCGCCAAATCCAAAGATCTGATGTCCTGGACCCAGCTCTCTTCAGGTGTGGACGACGGGAATGTGCTTATCCCCAATGTAACTGAGGAATTAAGCGAAACCCTTAGATGGGCCCAGTCTGACACGCTGTGGGCACCTGATGTCATTCAGCTCTCTGACGGAAAGTTCTATATGTATTATGATGCCTGCAGAGGAGATTCCCCGCTGTCGGCGATGGGGATTGCTGTTTCCGACAAGATTGAAGGGCCGTACAAGGACAAGGGAATTATTCTCAAATCCGGCATGGCTGGCCCCGGAGATGACGGAGAAAAATATGATTCCGCAGTGAAGCCGAATGTGGTGGACCCTGATGTGTTTTTTGACAAGGACGGCAAGCTGTGGATGGTCTATGGCTCCTATTCTGGCGGGATTTTTATTCTTGGGCTGGACCCGAGGACAGGGTTCCCGCTGCCGGATCAGGGTTATGGCAAAAAGCTGCTTGGCGGAAACCATGCGAGGATTGAAGGCCCATATATGCTGTACAGTCCTGAAACTAGTTACTACTATTTGTTCCTTTCGTATGGCGGACTTGATGCGAACGGCGGATACAATATCCGTGTTGCCCGCTCCAGGAATCCGGATGGGCCATTCGAAGACTCGGAAGGCAAAGCTATGATCGATGCGCAAGGCACACCAGGTAAACTGTTCGATGATCCGGCGTACTCTCCATACGGAATGAAGCTGATGGGCAGCTTCCAATTCATGAATACAGAGGATGACCCAGAGGCCAGCGGTACAGGATATATCTCCCCAGGCCACAATTCGGCCTATTACGATGATAAGAGCGGACAATATTATCTTATTTTCCATACCCGTTTTCCAGGCAGGGGTGAGGAGCATGAAGTGCGTGTTCATCAAATGTTCATGAATAAGGAAGGATGGCCGGTTGTCGCTCCGCACCGCTATAGCGGGGAGAAAATCGGAAAGTACACGGCTAAGGAAATCAGCGGCGGGTATGCCTTCATTAATCACGGCAAGGATATCACAGCTGACATTGCCGGATCAAAGCCAATTGAACTCACAGCTGACGGGAAAATCACGGGCGCGGTTGCCGGAACCTGGAAGCTGGCCGGGGATCATACAGCTGAGCTGACTATTAACGGAGTCGTGTACAGCGGAGTATTCCTGCGGGAATGGAATGAAGCCGCCGGCAGTCAGGTAATGACATTTACAGCAGCTTCGGCAGAAGGTGTCTCTCTCTGGGGAAGCCAAGAGTAG
- the fabF gene encoding beta-ketoacyl-ACP synthase II, whose amino-acid sequence MERVVITGMGLTSPLGNTVDQFWSRLAAGESGISPITTFDTTHFKAKIAGAVQDFDSEGRFGRKEARRMDRFSQFALAAAEDAWAQSGLRLDKIDRERLGVYVGSGVGGIQTLMEQNDVLRSRGPERISPTLIPMLISNMAAAVISIKLGALGPTLSPVTACSIGNTAIGEAFRLIRYGGADVVIAGGAEAAITEISLASFGNATALSTNNDNPHKASRPFDRNRDGFVIGEGSGIVILEALSHALRRNAVIYGEVTGYGASSDAYHMVATHPEGIGAYQAMKLALNEAGVTPGEVDVISAHATSTLVGDRSETLAIKKLFGDQAYRIPVTANKSMTGHAFGGAGGLEAIALVKSIQEGIIPPTINLEDPDEECDLDYVPNTARQADINLGISNSFGFGGHNAVIVLRKYTEG is encoded by the coding sequence ATGGAACGCGTTGTGATTACCGGCATGGGCTTAACCTCGCCGCTCGGCAATACAGTAGATCAATTCTGGAGCCGCTTAGCTGCAGGTGAATCAGGGATCTCTCCCATTACCACATTCGATACCACACATTTCAAGGCAAAAATCGCCGGAGCTGTACAGGATTTTGATTCTGAGGGCCGGTTCGGCCGCAAGGAGGCCCGGCGGATGGACCGGTTCAGCCAGTTCGCATTAGCCGCTGCAGAAGATGCATGGGCCCAGTCCGGGCTCCGGTTGGACAAAATCGACCGCGAACGTCTAGGCGTGTATGTAGGCTCCGGCGTCGGAGGGATTCAGACCTTGATGGAGCAAAATGATGTGCTGCGCTCCCGCGGGCCGGAAAGGATCAGCCCGACGCTGATCCCGATGCTCATCTCCAATATGGCCGCAGCGGTGATCAGCATCAAGCTGGGGGCGCTCGGCCCTACACTCTCTCCGGTGACCGCCTGCTCCATTGGCAATACGGCAATTGGCGAAGCATTCCGGCTGATCCGCTACGGCGGGGCCGATGTGGTGATTGCCGGAGGGGCCGAAGCGGCCATTACCGAAATATCTCTGGCCAGCTTTGGAAATGCGACAGCATTATCTACGAATAATGACAACCCGCATAAGGCAAGCCGTCCTTTTGACAGGAACCGTGACGGGTTTGTTATCGGGGAAGGCAGCGGCATAGTCATTCTGGAGGCATTATCCCATGCTTTGCGGCGGAATGCCGTAATTTACGGCGAGGTAACCGGCTATGGTGCCAGCTCGGATGCCTACCACATGGTAGCAACCCATCCGGAGGGTATCGGAGCCTATCAGGCGATGAAACTCGCGTTGAATGAGGCGGGGGTGACGCCGGGGGAAGTGGATGTGATTAGCGCCCATGCCACGAGCACGCTTGTCGGTGACCGTTCAGAGACGCTGGCGATCAAAAAACTGTTCGGAGACCAGGCCTACCGGATTCCCGTAACAGCCAATAAATCTATGACCGGACATGCCTTTGGAGGAGCAGGGGGCCTGGAAGCCATCGCCCTGGTTAAAAGTATCCAGGAAGGCATCATCCCTCCTACTATTAATCTGGAGGATCCGGATGAAGAATGTGACCTGGATTATGTGCCGAACACCGCCCGCCAGGCGGACATTAACCTCGGGATCAGCAATTCCTTTGGCTTCGGCGGCCATAATGCTGTTATTGTGCTGCGGAAGTATACAGAAGGATAA